TGGCCACGGCCATGGCACCGCCCGACGCCGGCCCGCCCAGGAAGGCCGCCGCAAAGCACAGGTGTGACAGCAGAAACGCCCCCAGCCCCGCCATGAAGGCCTGCGGGCGGTGCGACAGCAGCAGCGCATCCCCCAGCCAGCCCAGCAGCAGCGCCGCCAGCACCGCCTGCCCGAAGCCGCTGCCGGTAGCGCCGAGCGCCAGCGCCAGCCCCACGAAGCAGCTGCTGGCGCCGAGCTTCATCACCACCCGGCCCCAGCCCGAGCCGGCCCGGTCGGCCAGCAGCAGGCCGGCCACGCAGGCGAGGCAGCCGAGCGTGAGCGCGGCCGGCAGTGGGGCGGTTGGGTCGATGTTCATGGCGTCTCCCGTGGCGTGAAACCGCTTGCTTCCCGCCTCACAGCGACAGGTTGGCGGTGGTCAGCACCGTCTTCTTCACGTGCACCGAGATGATCGCCACCACCTCGTCCGCCGCGGCCGGGCGCAGCAGCTGCTCCGACTCCACCGACACCTTGGTCACCAGCGAATCGTCCTCCAGCAGGCAGAAGAAGGGCGCCGGGTCCGGGGCGTTCGCGTCCTCCAGCTGGCCTTCCATCGAGCCATGCGGCACCCGCAGCCCATCCAGCAGCGTCTTCAGCCGGTTGTCGATGTCGCCACCGTCGGTGATCAGCGTGCCGCGCGGCTGCTGGCGAAACAGCAGCACCGACACCTCGGCGTACAGATTCAGCCGCTGCGTCACCAGCGGCGCAAACAGTCGCCCGCCCTTCTCGACGATCAGCGACACCGCCTTCGGCTTCGCCGGGTGCGCCAGCAGCGTGGGCGCCGCGTCCACCAGCGGGCGCGTCTGCCACAGCCGCTGCAGCTGCGGGTGCAGCGCGCGGCGGATGTCCCATTTGTGGGCCGACTTCGCCCCCTGGCCCCGCAGCGGG
The Sphaerotilus microaerophilus DNA segment above includes these coding regions:
- a CDS encoding lysoplasmalogenase, which gives rise to MNIDPTAPLPAALTLGCLACVAGLLLADRAGSGWGRVVMKLGASSCFVGLALALGATGSGFGQAVLAALLLGWLGDALLLSHRPQAFMAGLGAFLLSHLCFAAAFLGGPASGGAMAVAMLGALAFGSGVLRWLGPHVPAGFRWPVRAYVVVILAMCIAAAGHASASGRWAVLVGALLFAASDLAVARDRFVQPGFVNRLWGWPTYFAAQLLLAGSVAGRA